A region of the Vibrio rumoiensis genome:
GAGTATCTAAGCGCTGAGCTTGGCGCAAAAATGACACCACATCTTCTCGAGCTTGCTCTAACGTGCGGCGATGTAAATCGAGTTTAGCGGTAATAGGGTACTTGCCGAGACGTAGTTTGCGGAACACGCCGTCTTGTACGCCATCTTTTTTATATTCTAAAATGTCATCCGGTTTGAGCATTGGGGCATTATCGAGCGATAAGTATTCGTCATATTCTTCAGCTAACGATACGGCAGCTTGACGTCTGGCTAGGTGAGCCTCAGTGATAGTACGCTCTTTGATACGAATGGTTGTGTCTTGTTTTATCGGTTTAACATCGCCCATCATTTGTTGAAATAAGTCTAAGTCGTTATCGTCTGTCATCATAATCACCACTTGATGGGAGTTAGTTATAATCAAATTATAACGACCGAGAGTGATATGGGAATCACATCTGATTATAAAAACAGCAAACGAACATTATTTTTTTAAAATCACAAAATAATTGTTCTTACCCCCTTGCACTTACTAATAAAATCCGTAATATACGCAGCTCATTCAGCGACACATTGCTGACATGAATCTCGGTGAATAGCGCAGCTTGGTAGCGCATCTGGTTTGGGACCAGAGGGTCGGGGGTTCGAATCCCTCTTCACCGACCACTTTTAAAAAAAGCTCCGCAGAAATGCGGAGCTTTTTTGCATTTAAGCCCCGACTAATTGGGGGTTCGCCTGAAATTAGAATCTTGGCTCTTCACCGAGCACTTTTGAAGAAGCCGTATCAGAAATGATGCGGCTTTTTTGCATTTAAGCCCCTGCTAATCGGGGGGCGCTTGATGTTAGAATCTTGGCTCTTCAGCAACCCTTTCCTCAAAACAGCTCTACAGCATGGCGCGTTTTTTCATTTGAATTATTGACAATCATTCTTATTAAAAACAACCTCCCTCCGAGACACGAGACACGAGACACGAGACACGAGACACGAGACACGAGACACGAGACACGAGACACGAGCTTCTGCTATTATTCCGCCACTTTTTTCTACCAGATACTTTTCATGCCTAGTTTAAATTCTCATATTACGATTGGTTTAACCAACCCTAAAAGCCCGTCTAATGTTGGCGCTGTGATGCGTGCCGCGGGTTGTTATCGCGCAGATGCAGTGCGTTATACGGGGGTGCGATATGAAAAAGCAGCTAAGTTTCATACTGATACCAAAAGTGCTGCCCGTCATATTCCACTTGATGGGGTCGATGACATGCTGCAAGGCTTGGATGCGGAGACCAAGATCGTGTGTGTTGAATTAGCGGAAGGCGCGATTTCTCTACCGGAATTTGTTCACCCAGAAAAAGCGTTATACGTGTTTGGCCCCGAAGATGGCAGCATCGATCAAGCTGTGGTATCAAAGGCGGATGCCGTTGTTTATGTGCCAACAGTGGGATGTATGAACCTAGCCGCCACGGTGAATGTCTTGTTGTATGACCGCTTGGCTAAATCGTCGAATGTAGAACAAGGCGACGATCTGATCCGTAAAAGTCGTGATAATCGCAATAAACTGCAAGTTGTTTAATTTCTTTAAAATATACCTAAAGTCATTGGAGTTGCAGTCAACAAAGCTGCAACTTCAAATTCGATGGGTATGGGTTAAAGCGGGCAATAACTGTCGCTGCTGGTGGTGACCTGAGTAACGTGATAACCGTGATCAGTCAGTGCTTGAATCAAGTTTTGTTCGGCGATTAAATGCAAGGCACCGACCGCAATAACATAGTGACCTGTCGGAGATAAAAACGATGGGTCAGTGATTTTTTTTATCCAATCTTGGTTACGGCTATACAGTAGATCATCACTGGTTTGCTGATCCCATTCAGATGTTTCGAGTAGTTCGAGTAAGTTGTCTTGATCGCCATCTTGCCAGCTTTGAATCATGCACGAATAAATATCTTCATTTTGTTGTCCTTGCTCACTGATTGCATCAAGTAATAAGCTTTTTCCGTTATCAGGTAGGTTCTGCAATACATCAAGTTGTTGGGCAAGGGTTTCAAAAGTGAGTACTGGGACTTTTAATGCTTGTGCTTGTTTTTGTATGGTCTGATCTACCCCTTCACTGGCGTCATAACCAAGCGATTCAAAGGTTTGATTTTCAATGCTGACTGCGGTTAACCAAGGCGGTAAATTGAGTAACACTATCGGGTCGAGTTTGAGGTGTTTTGCGGTTGTTTCAAGTTGCTTTCTTTGCTCGGAAGTCAGTACTTGCTTGGTGAGTGTGACACCATCAAAGTTTATTTGTGGCATGCCTTCTTCAAGGTTGGCTTCTAATACTAATCCATCACTGGTTTTTAAAAATTGTTCTAATACTTCTGGCAGCGGGTACATACTTTTGTGCCCAAGGTGAATGGTACCGATCAGCATTAATTGTTGTTGTCCTTTGGTCGCTTTCCAAACCAATGGTTCGGCATGACTTGTTGTCGCAAACAACAAAGAGGGCAGTGACAATAAAGAAAGTAGAAGAGGACGCCAGTTTTTCATATCAGCCTTTTAGGTCATAACATTAATCTAAGCATAGAGTAGCATGCGGAATATCTCTGCATACTACTCTCTATCAATTACTGTTTTGGTTTAAATAACCTCAAGCGATTGGCATTACTCACCACGGTGATGGATGACAGTGCCATTGCCGCACCTGCTACCACTGGGCTCAGCATGATACCGAACACTGGGTATAACGCACCTGCCGCAACAGGAATACCGAGGCTGTTATATAAAAAGGCCCCTAGTAAGTTTTGTTTGATATTTTTGACGGTGGCTTTAGATAATTCAATGCCATGCACCACCGCGAGTGGTGAGGATTTAAGTAACGTCATATTGGCGTTTTCTATCGCAATATCAGAGCCGCTTCCCATTGCAATGCCTACATCGGCTTGAGCTAACGCAGGTGCATCATTAATACCATCACCGACCATGGCTACCACTCGTTTTCCTTGGTCTGAATGTTGCAGCGAACTAATATGCTGCGCTTTTTGATCGGGCAGAACGCCAGCGATGACTTTATCAATGCCCAATTTCTTACCAATTGCCTGTGCGACTGATGGATGATCGCCCGACAACAGCACCACTTCGATGCCCATTTTC
Encoded here:
- the smrA gene encoding DNA endonuclease SmrA — protein: MTDDNDLDLFQQMMGDVKPIKQDTTIRIKERTITEAHLARRQAAVSLAEEYDEYLSLDNAPMLKPDDILEYKKDGVQDGVFRKLRLGKYPITAKLDLHRRTLEQAREDVVSFLRQAQRLDTRSVLIVHGKGERSNPPALMKSYLAAWLEQISDVMCFHSAQPFHGGSGAVYVLIKKSPEMKLDNRERHQKRMS
- a CDS encoding RNA methyltransferase, with the protein product MPSLNSHITIGLTNPKSPSNVGAVMRAAGCYRADAVRYTGVRYEKAAKFHTDTKSAARHIPLDGVDDMLQGLDAETKIVCVELAEGAISLPEFVHPEKALYVFGPEDGSIDQAVVSKADAVVYVPTVGCMNLAATVNVLLYDRLAKSSNVEQGDDLIRKSRDNRNKLQVV
- a CDS encoding TraB/GumN family protein, which produces MKNWRPLLLSLLSLPSLLFATTSHAEPLVWKATKGQQQLMLIGTIHLGHKSMYPLPEVLEQFLKTSDGLVLEANLEEGMPQINFDGVTLTKQVLTSEQRKQLETTAKHLKLDPIVLLNLPPWLTAVSIENQTFESLGYDASEGVDQTIQKQAQALKVPVLTFETLAQQLDVLQNLPDNGKSLLLDAISEQGQQNEDIYSCMIQSWQDGDQDNLLELLETSEWDQQTSDDLLYSRNQDWIKKITDPSFLSPTGHYVIAVGALHLIAEQNLIQALTDHGYHVTQVTTSSDSYCPL